In one Pseudarthrobacter oxydans genomic region, the following are encoded:
- a CDS encoding 5'-3' exonuclease, with protein MPDRLMLLDTASLYFRAFYGMPDTIRRGDGTPVNAVRGLLDMIARLTTDYQATHLIACWDDEWRPQWRVDLLPTYKAHRVAEAVAGAPDVEVVPDALEAQLPMIRRVLGLAGIAIVGAPDHEADDVVGTYASHADLPVDVVTGDRDLFQVCDDERQVRVIYTARGMKNLEVITEEVVVAKYRVLPRQYADYATLRGDASDGLPGVAGIGEKTAASLLLKHGTLEGLLEAAGHSGSGLSAPVRARLAAAADYLSVAPAVVRLVRDLDLPSPDQAGAKLSPVAGEPRTELERLATEWNLGGSVRRLLAALDLRQ; from the coding sequence ATGCCTGACCGCCTGATGCTGCTGGACACTGCCTCGCTGTACTTCCGCGCCTTCTACGGAATGCCGGATACGATCCGGCGCGGGGACGGCACACCGGTCAACGCCGTCCGGGGACTGCTGGACATGATTGCGCGGCTGACCACTGATTATCAGGCAACGCACCTGATCGCCTGCTGGGACGATGAGTGGCGCCCGCAATGGAGGGTGGACCTTCTCCCCACCTACAAGGCCCACCGGGTGGCGGAGGCCGTCGCGGGCGCACCGGACGTCGAGGTGGTCCCGGATGCGCTGGAGGCGCAGCTTCCGATGATCCGCCGGGTTCTTGGGCTCGCCGGCATCGCCATCGTGGGCGCGCCTGACCACGAGGCCGACGACGTCGTGGGCACCTACGCGAGCCACGCGGACCTGCCCGTGGACGTGGTGACCGGAGACCGTGACCTCTTCCAGGTCTGCGACGACGAACGGCAGGTCCGTGTGATCTACACCGCCCGCGGCATGAAGAACCTCGAAGTCATCACTGAAGAAGTGGTGGTGGCCAAGTACCGGGTGCTGCCCCGGCAATACGCCGACTATGCGACCCTGCGCGGCGACGCCTCTGACGGGTTGCCGGGCGTCGCAGGTATCGGCGAAAAGACCGCAGCGTCGCTGCTGCTCAAGCACGGCACCCTGGAGGGACTCCTGGAAGCGGCCGGGCATTCCGGCAGCGGACTCTCCGCACCGGTGCGGGCCAGGTTGGCCGCCGCCGCGGACTACCTCTCGGTTGCCCCCGCCGTCGTCAGGCTCGTGCGGGACCTTGACCTGCCCAGCCCCGATCAGGCTGGCGCCAAGCTAAGCCCCGTTGCGGGGGAGCCGCGCACCGAACTGGAGCGCCTCGCCACCGAGTGGAACCTGGGCGGCTCGGTCCGGCGGCTCCTGGCGGCCCTCGACCTGCGGCAGTAG
- the hrpB gene encoding ATP-dependent helicase HrpB, with protein MTSPSGLKVPPAGKAFNLAAIGAGLPFADSLAALAEALDRSGAGGTAVVQAPPGTGKTTLVPPLLANLLASATGQPGRVVVTQPRRVAARAAARRLSALDGSRLGSRIGYTVRGERQAGPETLIEFVTPGILLRRLLAAPDLPTAGAVVLDEVHERGLETDLLVGMLADVRQLRGDLAVVAMSATLDAPRFAALLGYHDGGGPAPVVDCPSALHPLGIEWRPAPAARLDGRGVTPAFLEFVAGTAAEAHRRELAQNSAADALVFLPGAREVSQVAARLRSLLGPGTDVLELHGQAAPAEQDRAVSGRRPGDNARIIVSTDLAESSLTVPGVRLVVDSGLAREPRRDAARGMNGLVTVSCSRASADQRAGRAARQGPGTVVRCYSQQAFGAAPAHVTPEINVADLTGAALLMACWGSPRGKGLPLPDAPPQQAMDDAMEVLAELGAVSGSGQATRAGRTLAGIPADPRLARALLDGAAAAGSSAAAEVVAAVAGDGRAPGADLVRLMSQLRSDSGPAGRRWTEESRRLQALAGQAGPLSEAPALPALTGGTEVVGAVVALAFPDRVARRVPGDGPERYLLSSGTRAGLPAGSSLAGQEWLAVAEVSRAEGRDSAGTGAVIRAAAPLSAGLAEAAASHLLAEAVEAAFTQGRVTARRVRRLGAIGLASTPVRPSPAEGRAAVAAVLQKDGLSVLKWSTPAASLRSRLAFLHRELGGPWPDVSEAGLLVRLQDWLGPELEALAGGADANTIDLTGPLRRLLPWPEAARMDELAPEWLEVPSGSRVRIEYPEPSAGTERPVVAVKLQECFGLAETPRLVHGRVPVLFHLLSPARRPLAVTDDLTSFWSGPYAQVRAEMRGRYPKHPWPEDPWTAPATARTKQRK; from the coding sequence ATGACTTCTCCGAGCGGCCTGAAGGTGCCGCCAGCCGGCAAGGCCTTCAACCTGGCGGCCATCGGCGCCGGACTGCCCTTCGCTGACTCGCTCGCGGCTTTGGCTGAAGCCCTGGACCGCAGCGGTGCCGGAGGAACGGCAGTAGTGCAGGCGCCGCCCGGAACAGGCAAGACCACCCTGGTGCCGCCGCTCCTCGCAAACCTCCTTGCGTCCGCCACCGGCCAGCCGGGCCGGGTGGTCGTGACCCAGCCCCGCCGCGTCGCCGCCCGTGCCGCCGCCCGCAGGCTGTCCGCCCTGGACGGCAGCCGGCTGGGAAGCCGCATCGGGTACACCGTCCGCGGCGAACGCCAGGCAGGACCCGAAACCCTCATCGAGTTCGTCACGCCCGGCATCCTGCTGCGCCGCCTGCTGGCCGCTCCGGACCTCCCCACGGCCGGCGCAGTGGTCCTGGACGAGGTCCACGAACGCGGGCTGGAAACGGATCTGCTCGTCGGCATGCTCGCTGACGTCCGCCAGCTGCGCGGCGACCTGGCCGTCGTCGCAATGTCCGCCACCCTCGATGCGCCCCGGTTTGCCGCCCTGCTGGGATACCACGACGGCGGCGGGCCGGCACCCGTCGTTGACTGCCCTTCCGCGCTCCATCCCTTGGGCATAGAGTGGCGGCCGGCTCCCGCCGCCAGGCTGGACGGCCGGGGAGTAACGCCCGCGTTCCTGGAGTTCGTGGCCGGGACGGCCGCGGAAGCCCACCGGCGTGAACTGGCACAGAACAGCGCCGCAGATGCCCTGGTCTTCCTCCCCGGGGCGAGGGAGGTTTCCCAGGTCGCGGCGAGGCTCCGCAGCCTGCTTGGCCCAGGGACGGACGTGCTGGAACTCCATGGCCAGGCAGCGCCGGCGGAACAGGACCGCGCGGTATCCGGCCGTCGCCCGGGCGACAACGCCAGGATCATCGTCTCCACAGACCTCGCCGAGTCCTCACTGACCGTCCCCGGCGTCCGGCTGGTGGTGGATTCAGGGCTTGCCCGTGAGCCGCGGCGTGACGCTGCCCGCGGGATGAACGGACTGGTCACAGTCTCCTGCTCCCGGGCCTCGGCGGACCAGCGTGCCGGGCGGGCAGCCCGCCAGGGGCCGGGGACCGTAGTCCGCTGCTACAGCCAGCAAGCCTTTGGCGCCGCGCCGGCCCACGTGACCCCGGAAATCAACGTGGCGGACCTGACGGGCGCCGCCCTGCTGATGGCGTGCTGGGGGTCCCCCAGGGGGAAGGGCCTCCCCTTGCCTGACGCGCCGCCGCAGCAGGCCATGGATGATGCGATGGAAGTTCTGGCGGAGCTCGGGGCCGTGTCCGGCAGCGGCCAGGCCACCCGCGCAGGCAGGACCCTCGCCGGCATTCCCGCCGATCCGCGGCTGGCCCGTGCCCTGCTCGACGGCGCGGCAGCGGCCGGCTCCAGCGCGGCGGCTGAGGTGGTGGCTGCCGTGGCCGGTGATGGCCGCGCTCCCGGCGCAGACCTGGTGCGGCTCATGTCCCAGTTGCGCAGTGACAGCGGGCCGGCCGGGCGGCGTTGGACGGAGGAGAGCCGCCGCCTCCAGGCGCTGGCCGGGCAGGCAGGCCCGCTGTCCGAAGCTCCCGCGCTTCCTGCCCTCACCGGCGGCACTGAGGTGGTGGGCGCCGTCGTCGCCCTCGCTTTTCCCGACCGCGTGGCACGCAGGGTCCCCGGCGACGGGCCGGAGCGCTATCTGCTGTCATCCGGGACCCGGGCAGGCTTGCCGGCCGGAAGCAGCCTGGCAGGGCAGGAATGGCTGGCCGTTGCCGAGGTGTCCCGCGCCGAAGGCAGGGACTCCGCCGGCACCGGTGCCGTGATCCGCGCCGCGGCTCCGCTCTCGGCCGGCCTTGCCGAGGCGGCGGCGTCACACCTTCTGGCTGAGGCCGTTGAGGCGGCCTTCACGCAGGGCCGCGTCACCGCCCGCAGGGTCCGGCGATTGGGCGCCATTGGGCTCGCGTCCACTCCCGTGCGTCCGTCGCCCGCGGAGGGAAGGGCTGCGGTAGCAGCAGTGCTGCAAAAGGACGGACTTTCCGTCCTCAAATGGTCGACGCCGGCAGCATCCTTGCGCAGCCGCCTCGCCTTCCTGCACCGTGAGCTGGGCGGACCGTGGCCGGACGTGTCGGAGGCCGGGCTCCTTGTCCGGCTGCAGGACTGGCTGGGACCCGAGCTCGAGGCGCTTGCAGGGGGCGCGGACGCCAACACCATTGACCTCACCGGGCCCCTCCGGCGGCTGCTTCCCTGGCCGGAGGCAGCCAGGATGGATGAGCTCGCCCCGGAATGGCTGGAGGTCCCCAGCGGCTCCAGGGTGCGGATTGAGTATCCGGAACCTTCAGCGGGGACGGAACGGCCCGTGGTTGCCGTCAAACTCCAGGAGTGCTTTGGGCTGGCAGAGACGCCCCGCCTGGTCCATGGCCGGGTGCCGGTCCTGTTCCACCTGTTGTCACCGGCCCGGCGGCCGCTCGCCGTCACCGACGACCTGACATCCTTCTGGTCCGGACCCTACGCACAGGTCCGCGCCGAGATGAGGGGGCGCTATCCCAAGCATCCGTGGCCGGAAGATCCCTGGACCGCACCGGCCACCGCACGGACCAAGCAGCGGAAATAG
- a CDS encoding alpha/beta family hydrolase, with amino-acid sequence MSASETALSIPVGEVMVSGTYACPDSPSATVVLAHGAGAGMEHPFLRGFTDALNSLGLATLRFNFPYREAGRKFPDRPPTAIAAWRAAMAAAAGKAAEHGATGRIWAAGKSFGGRMASMAVADGMDAAGLVYLGYPLHPPGKPDKVRDEHLYGITSPMLFLQGSRDTFATPGILEDVVRRIGPSAVLQWVEGGDHSFAVAGVKRSAAEVGASLAEPVAGFIRASG; translated from the coding sequence ATGTCAGCTTCTGAAACCGCCCTCAGCATCCCGGTGGGCGAAGTCATGGTCTCCGGCACCTACGCGTGCCCTGACAGCCCGTCCGCCACGGTGGTGCTGGCGCACGGTGCGGGTGCGGGCATGGAGCATCCCTTCCTGCGCGGGTTCACCGACGCGCTGAACTCCCTCGGCCTCGCCACCCTCCGCTTCAACTTCCCCTACCGGGAGGCCGGCAGGAAGTTCCCGGACCGCCCACCCACGGCGATCGCAGCCTGGCGGGCAGCCATGGCTGCGGCGGCAGGCAAGGCGGCGGAACATGGCGCCACCGGCCGCATCTGGGCGGCGGGCAAATCCTTCGGCGGACGGATGGCCTCGATGGCCGTGGCGGACGGGATGGACGCTGCAGGACTGGTCTACCTGGGGTATCCCCTGCATCCGCCGGGAAAGCCCGACAAAGTCCGGGACGAACACCTCTACGGCATTACTTCACCGATGCTGTTCCTGCAGGGCAGCCGCGACACGTTCGCTACTCCCGGCATCCTGGAGGACGTGGTGCGCCGGATAGGACCCTCAGCTGTCCTGCAGTGGGTGGAGGGCGGCGACCATTCGTTTGCGGTGGCCGGCGTGAAGCGTTCAGCCGCGGAAGTGGGCGCGTCCCTTGCCGAGCCGGTGGCTGGCTTCATCCGCGCCTCCGGCTGA
- the ligD gene encoding non-homologous end-joining DNA ligase, which yields MASEQTTITVQGPNGEREMRISSPSRVIWPEPGITKLDLAKYICDVGEAFIAANGGRPVALQRFSGTIDGEMFFSKNPPKGAPAFVRSTKVVFPSARSHPMLILDEPAAAVWAVQMNTIVFHPWPSRAENTDNPDQLRIDLDPQPGTDFDDAIPAALALKEVLAEAGLDCFIKTSGNRGLHVYAPVEPTREFLDVRHAVIAAARELERRMPEKVTTAWWKEERGERVFVDFNQANRDRTIAGAYSPRPLPHAPVSCPITWDELENVDPKNFTILTVPDRLKTLGDPWADMGRKPGTIDTLLGWWERDIKAGLGELPFPPDYPKMPGEPPRVQPSRARKQE from the coding sequence ATGGCGAGCGAACAGACCACCATCACAGTCCAGGGGCCGAACGGCGAGCGGGAAATGCGCATTTCGAGCCCCAGCCGGGTCATTTGGCCTGAGCCGGGAATCACCAAACTCGACCTGGCGAAGTACATCTGCGATGTCGGGGAAGCGTTCATCGCTGCCAACGGTGGCAGGCCTGTGGCCCTGCAGAGGTTCTCGGGCACCATCGACGGCGAGATGTTCTTCTCCAAGAACCCGCCGAAGGGCGCGCCGGCGTTCGTCCGGTCCACCAAGGTGGTCTTTCCGAGCGCACGCTCCCATCCCATGCTGATCCTCGATGAACCCGCAGCTGCCGTATGGGCGGTGCAGATGAACACCATCGTTTTCCACCCCTGGCCCTCCCGTGCGGAAAACACGGACAATCCCGACCAGCTGCGCATCGACCTCGACCCCCAGCCGGGAACCGATTTCGACGACGCCATCCCTGCCGCGCTGGCGCTGAAGGAGGTCCTGGCCGAGGCGGGCCTAGACTGCTTCATCAAGACCTCGGGGAACCGTGGACTGCACGTTTACGCGCCAGTGGAGCCCACGCGGGAATTCCTTGACGTCCGGCACGCTGTCATCGCTGCGGCCCGGGAACTGGAGCGCCGGATGCCGGAAAAGGTCACCACCGCCTGGTGGAAGGAAGAACGCGGCGAGCGGGTATTCGTGGACTTCAACCAAGCCAACCGGGACCGCACCATCGCCGGCGCCTACAGCCCCCGGCCGCTGCCCCACGCCCCGGTGTCCTGCCCGATCACCTGGGATGAACTGGAAAACGTGGATCCGAAGAACTTCACCATCCTCACCGTCCCGGACCGGCTCAAGACGCTCGGTGACCCCTGGGCGGACATGGGCAGGAAACCCGGAACCATCGACACGCTCCTTGGGTGGTGGGAGCGTGACATCAAGGCCGGGCTGGGCGAGCTTCCGTTCCCGCCGGACTACCCCAAGATGCCGGGCGAGCCGCCCAGGGTGCAGCCAAGCCGGGCGCGCAAGCAGGAGTAG
- a CDS encoding L-threonylcarbamoyladenylate synthase, protein MARYFDVHPQDPQPRAITQAVKIVLDGGLIAYPTDSCYALGAQIGNRDALDRIRTIRRLDDKHHFTLVCRDFAQLGQFVHIGNDVFRSIKAVTPGGYTFILPATKEVPKRLLHPKKKTVGVRIPDNRVVQALLAELGEPLLSSTLLLPDEEDPLTQGWEIKERLDHQVDAVIDAGDCGSEPTTVVDFSSGVAEVVRRGTGDPSRFE, encoded by the coding sequence ATGGCCAGATACTTTGACGTTCACCCCCAGGACCCCCAGCCCCGCGCCATCACCCAGGCAGTCAAGATAGTGCTCGACGGCGGGCTGATCGCCTATCCCACGGACTCCTGCTACGCGCTGGGCGCGCAGATAGGCAACAGGGACGCCCTGGACCGGATCAGGACCATCCGCCGGCTGGACGACAAGCACCACTTCACGCTGGTCTGCCGTGACTTCGCGCAGCTGGGCCAGTTTGTGCACATCGGGAACGATGTCTTTCGCAGCATCAAGGCCGTAACCCCGGGCGGCTATACCTTCATCCTGCCGGCCACCAAGGAGGTTCCGAAGCGCCTGCTGCATCCGAAGAAGAAAACGGTTGGCGTGAGGATTCCGGACAACCGGGTGGTTCAGGCACTGCTCGCGGAGCTCGGTGAGCCGTTGCTTTCGAGCACCCTGCTGCTCCCTGACGAGGAGGACCCGCTGACCCAGGGGTGGGAGATCAAGGAGCGCCTGGACCACCAGGTGGACGCCGTAATCGACGCGGGCGACTGCGGATCAGAACCCACCACAGTGGTGGACTTTTCCAGCGGCGTGGCGGAGGTTGTCCGGCGCGGTACCGGGGATCCCTCCCGGTTCGAATAG
- a CDS encoding VOC family protein — translation MPTTLNPYISFRDNAREAMTFYQAVFGGDLALSTFGEFQASDDPAESDKIMHGMLTTTQGMVLMGADTPNSMGYAPGSSISISLSGDDEAELRGYYEKLSGDGGTVTVPMEQAPWGDIFGMCTDRFGVAWLVNVNNPQVATGTP, via the coding sequence ATGCCGACCACTCTCAACCCCTACATCAGCTTCCGCGACAACGCCCGCGAGGCGATGACCTTCTACCAGGCGGTCTTCGGCGGCGACCTGGCCCTCAGCACTTTCGGCGAGTTCCAGGCCAGCGACGATCCGGCCGAATCGGACAAGATTATGCACGGCATGCTGACCACCACCCAGGGGATGGTGCTGATGGGGGCGGACACGCCGAACAGCATGGGGTACGCGCCGGGATCATCCATTTCGATCTCGCTCAGCGGTGACGATGAAGCGGAACTGCGCGGGTACTACGAGAAACTCAGTGGCGATGGCGGAACGGTGACCGTTCCAATGGAGCAGGCGCCCTGGGGTGACATCTTCGGCATGTGCACCGACCGGTTCGGTGTGGCCTGGCTGGTCAACGTCAACAACCCCCAAGTTGCCACGGGAACACCCTAG
- a CDS encoding HAD domain-containing protein: MTRTLYLDVDGVVCPFGPTGASAWGSGWKYADAGLLPVAYAPELVDGLNGIAAMPGVRCVWLTSWEELAPQYLCPAIGLDGARWPYLTSGGTAAGEGWWKLRAIQEDVEAAGLEAVAWIDDQLAFEAAAQAWARLLGRRILAVSPDPRRGISPMELERIRSFLGQPLF, translated from the coding sequence ATGACCCGCACGCTCTATCTCGACGTCGACGGCGTCGTTTGTCCGTTCGGGCCAACCGGAGCCAGCGCTTGGGGATCCGGCTGGAAGTACGCCGATGCGGGCCTCCTGCCCGTGGCCTATGCGCCGGAACTCGTGGACGGGCTGAACGGCATTGCCGCGATGCCGGGGGTGCGCTGCGTCTGGCTCACCAGCTGGGAGGAACTTGCCCCGCAGTACCTGTGCCCGGCCATTGGCCTGGACGGGGCACGGTGGCCTTACCTGACTTCAGGCGGGACAGCCGCGGGGGAGGGCTGGTGGAAGCTTCGCGCCATCCAGGAGGACGTGGAAGCCGCCGGCCTTGAGGCTGTTGCCTGGATCGACGACCAGTTGGCATTCGAGGCGGCGGCCCAGGCCTGGGCCAGGCTCCTCGGCCGGCGCATCCTGGCCGTTTCCCCCGATCCGAGACGCGGCATCTCGCCCATGGAACTGGAGCGGATACGGTCGTTTCTCGGACAGCCGTTGTTTTGA
- a CDS encoding inorganic phosphate transporter, whose translation MDITFMVALVIALALFFDFTNGFHDTANAMATPIATGAIKPKTAVALAAILNLVGAFLSTEVAKTVSGGIIREGSDGVQITPDIIFAGLMGAILWNMITWLKGLPSSSSHALFGGLIGAAIAGIGFNSINLEGLLQKVILPAIFAPLIAGVVAYICTRLAYALTSRHDPETGSKLTQKRGGFRTGQIFTSSLVALAHGTNDAQKTMGIITLVLIAAGTQEAGSGPQFWVIAACALAIAIGTYAGGWRIIRTMGAGLTEVKPAQGFAAETSTASAILASSHLGFALSTTQVASGSVIGSGMGRKGTSVRWNMVGKIALGWLFTLPAAGIVGALTALLVKTGVVGVLIAAVAGTAAVLLMFFYSRKSAVGHHNAIEVEEAGQAVRFAKKKALARARARAKSKANAQTEPNTQPTNKTEAGTQAEAEAVDTKDAQR comes from the coding sequence GTGGATATCACCTTCATGGTGGCGCTGGTTATCGCACTGGCACTATTTTTCGATTTCACTAACGGTTTCCACGACACCGCGAATGCCATGGCCACGCCCATCGCAACCGGCGCCATCAAACCAAAAACCGCGGTGGCGCTGGCAGCCATCCTGAACCTCGTGGGCGCATTCCTTTCCACGGAGGTGGCCAAAACGGTGTCCGGCGGAATCATCCGTGAGGGATCGGACGGCGTCCAGATCACGCCGGACATCATCTTTGCCGGACTCATGGGTGCCATCCTTTGGAACATGATCACCTGGCTAAAAGGCCTTCCCTCAAGTTCTTCGCATGCCTTGTTCGGCGGGCTCATCGGTGCAGCCATTGCCGGCATCGGCTTCAACTCCATCAACCTTGAAGGCCTCCTCCAGAAGGTCATCCTCCCGGCGATCTTCGCACCGCTTATTGCCGGCGTCGTTGCCTACATCTGCACGCGCCTCGCCTACGCGCTGACCTCGCGCCACGATCCCGAGACCGGCAGCAAGCTCACCCAGAAGCGCGGCGGCTTCCGGACCGGCCAGATCTTCACGTCCAGCCTGGTTGCACTGGCCCACGGCACCAATGACGCCCAGAAGACCATGGGCATCATCACGCTGGTCCTGATTGCCGCCGGAACCCAGGAGGCCGGCTCAGGACCCCAGTTCTGGGTTATTGCAGCCTGCGCCCTGGCCATCGCCATCGGCACGTACGCCGGCGGGTGGCGCATCATCCGCACCATGGGTGCCGGTCTCACCGAGGTTAAGCCCGCCCAGGGCTTCGCGGCCGAGACCAGCACGGCGTCTGCCATCCTTGCGTCCTCACACCTCGGCTTTGCGCTCTCCACCACCCAGGTTGCTTCCGGTTCCGTCATCGGCTCCGGCATGGGCCGCAAGGGAACCAGCGTGCGCTGGAACATGGTGGGCAAGATCGCCCTGGGCTGGCTGTTCACCCTTCCCGCCGCCGGAATTGTGGGGGCATTGACCGCCCTCCTGGTCAAGACGGGCGTGGTTGGCGTTTTGATTGCCGCCGTTGCCGGCACCGCAGCCGTGCTGCTGATGTTCTTCTACTCACGCAAGTCCGCCGTCGGCCATCACAACGCCATCGAGGTGGAAGAAGCCGGACAAGCCGTCCGTTTTGCCAAGAAGAAGGCCCTGGCACGTGCCCGTGCGCGCGCCAAATCCAAGGCAAACGCCCAGACCGAGCCAAACACCCAGCCCACTAACAAAACCGAAGCCGGCACCCAGGCGGAAGCCGAAGCCGTCGACACGAAGGATGCCCAACGATGA
- a CDS encoding dihydrofolate reductase family protein yields the protein MPRIQYFVAASLDGFIATPTDDLGWLLQFDGFEGGKESYESFMADVGCIVMGGGTYAWLLEHEPGNWPYPGTPSYVFTRHEYTAPAGSDITFVRGEVTEFLADFERAAGGKNIWVVGGGNLAAQFASAGLLDELILSVIPVVLGDGKRLLPLAGPTPPLELVASRTMGRGIVELRYRLDGIAGS from the coding sequence ATGCCACGTATCCAGTACTTCGTCGCCGCGTCCCTGGACGGCTTTATTGCCACGCCCACCGATGACCTGGGCTGGCTGCTGCAGTTCGACGGTTTTGAGGGCGGCAAGGAAAGCTACGAGTCGTTCATGGCAGATGTCGGCTGCATCGTCATGGGCGGCGGAACCTACGCCTGGCTCCTGGAACACGAGCCGGGCAACTGGCCTTACCCGGGCACACCCTCCTACGTGTTCACCCGGCATGAGTACACGGCTCCGGCAGGTTCCGACATCACCTTCGTCCGCGGCGAAGTCACCGAGTTCCTCGCAGACTTCGAACGGGCCGCCGGCGGCAAGAACATCTGGGTGGTGGGCGGCGGGAACCTCGCCGCCCAGTTCGCTTCGGCCGGACTGCTCGACGAACTTATCCTCTCCGTCATCCCGGTGGTACTGGGGGATGGCAAGCGGCTGCTTCCGCTGGCAGGCCCGACGCCGCCACTCGAGTTGGTGGCCTCGCGCACCATGGGCAGGGGAATCGTGGAGCTGCGGTACCGGCTGGACGGAATTGCCGGCTCCTGA
- a CDS encoding DUF222 domain-containing protein, whose amino-acid sequence MGKAAVAKAFADMNAALAVLIAEADGCGSEPFSAADPLAGLADGCLDILAGAAGVQARIAGLVVSAAGTYAVTARAAAPPDPPVQALERAIAAEISCVMAIGDRAAGALLARSHALTTSLPRTLAALHNGTISWQHATVMVDEAATLDPAGAAALEAHFLDPDTPKPATAAPIGEIPAYRFRAKARTWRERHHADSIEQRHAQGVSDRRVEYRPDQDGMVWLSAYLPAHQATALWNKLTALSRTMQGPNEHRTLTQLRADTFTEAVLKPGSNTSGSSGTALPRAEVLVTVPVFALLGLTDEPALLDGYGPVPPSMARDLVATGADSFHRVLVDPRDGAPLEIGRTSYRVTKAMRNWLRLRDGKCPFPGCNNHSLDNEADHLLAWHNGGTTGVSNLGQPCPKHHKLRHTSGWKPTPATKTEPPGWTSPTGRHYTTEHQDWEPPKWPDRAAEVKRLEGSIAGCTDFAYIGLSPGEEALEQFLHARDG is encoded by the coding sequence ATGGGAAAAGCGGCGGTGGCGAAGGCGTTTGCGGACATGAATGCCGCTCTTGCCGTGCTCATTGCCGAGGCGGACGGGTGCGGTTCGGAGCCGTTTTCCGCTGCTGATCCGCTGGCCGGGCTGGCCGACGGGTGCCTGGACATCCTTGCCGGGGCCGCCGGGGTCCAGGCCAGAATTGCTGGGCTGGTGGTCAGCGCTGCAGGGACATACGCCGTCACCGCACGGGCGGCCGCCCCGCCGGACCCGCCCGTGCAGGCGCTCGAAAGGGCTATCGCCGCCGAGATCAGCTGTGTCATGGCCATCGGTGACCGGGCAGCCGGAGCCCTGCTGGCCCGCTCCCACGCCCTGACCACCTCCCTGCCCCGGACCCTCGCAGCCCTGCACAACGGAACCATCTCCTGGCAGCACGCCACCGTCATGGTGGACGAGGCCGCCACCCTTGACCCCGCCGGCGCCGCCGCCCTGGAAGCCCACTTCCTGGACCCGGACACACCAAAACCCGCCACCGCCGCCCCGATCGGGGAGATCCCCGCGTACAGGTTCCGGGCCAAGGCGCGCACCTGGCGCGAACGCCACCACGCCGACTCCATCGAACAACGCCACGCCCAAGGAGTTTCGGACCGGCGGGTCGAATACCGGCCCGACCAGGACGGGATGGTCTGGCTATCCGCCTACCTGCCCGCCCACCAGGCCACGGCCCTCTGGAACAAGCTCACCGCCCTCTCCCGGACCATGCAGGGACCGAACGAGCACCGCACCCTCACCCAGCTCCGGGCCGACACCTTCACCGAAGCGGTCCTCAAGCCAGGAAGCAACACCAGCGGGAGCAGCGGGACCGCCTTGCCCCGGGCCGAGGTGCTGGTCACCGTGCCAGTGTTCGCCCTGCTGGGCTTGACGGACGAGCCGGCGTTGCTGGACGGGTACGGACCCGTCCCGCCCTCCATGGCCCGGGACCTCGTCGCGACGGGCGCGGATTCGTTCCACCGCGTCCTCGTGGACCCGCGGGACGGGGCGCCGCTGGAAATCGGCCGCACCAGCTACCGGGTCACCAAAGCCATGCGGAACTGGCTCAGGCTGCGCGACGGAAAATGCCCCTTCCCCGGCTGCAACAACCACTCCCTCGACAACGAAGCCGACCACCTCCTCGCCTGGCACAACGGCGGCACCACAGGAGTCTCGAACCTCGGACAGCCGTGCCCGAAACACCACAAACTCCGCCACACCAGCGGCTGGAAACCCACCCCGGCAACAAAAACCGAACCACCCGGCTGGACCTCACCCACCGGCCGCCACTACACAACCGAACACCAGGACTGGGAACCACCCAAGTGGCCGGATCGGGCTGCGGAAGTGAAACGCCTGGAAGGATCAATCGCAGGCTGTACGGACTTCGCCTACATCGGGCTCTCCCCGGGAGAAGAAGCCCTCGAGCAGTTCCTGCACGCCCGCGACGGATGA
- a CDS encoding hotdog fold thioesterase — MMDNFTPGPFAGELAAAGIPEHLHGWLGRFGIGALVVKMGIHFLEMSPERSVATMPVEGNTQVAGILHGGAHVVLAETLGSFAAGMHAGPDRHAVGIEVNATHHRSIAAGTVTGTCTAIHLGRTLATHEILITDEQGRRLSTARITNMIRDNVPARQE; from the coding sequence ATGATGGACAATTTCACGCCCGGCCCTTTCGCCGGGGAGCTTGCGGCCGCCGGAATCCCTGAGCACCTGCACGGTTGGCTGGGCCGGTTCGGGATCGGCGCCCTGGTGGTGAAAATGGGGATTCACTTCCTGGAAATGAGTCCCGAGCGGAGCGTTGCCACCATGCCCGTGGAGGGCAACACCCAGGTTGCGGGCATTCTGCATGGCGGCGCCCACGTAGTGCTGGCGGAGACCCTTGGTTCGTTTGCCGCGGGGATGCACGCGGGACCGGACCGCCACGCCGTCGGCATCGAGGTGAATGCCACGCATCACCGCTCCATTGCGGCGGGCACTGTAACTGGAACCTGCACCGCCATCCACCTGGGCAGGACCCTGGCCACCCACGAAATTTTGATTACGGACGAGCAGGGCCGCCGGCTGTCCACCGCCCGTATAACGAACATGATCCGGGACAACGTCCCGGCCCGGCAGGAGTAG